The genomic segment GGAGTAATGGAAGGTTTCACAACGTGAAGCATCAAGTGCAATGCTACAAGGCTACTGTACGTATAACAATTGCCCTTTTCGTGTTGCCCGCCGAGGACGAGACGGTTCAAGTGTTGCCGGGGTTGGCGGATTCCGATCACCCTGCCCTCTACGTGCCTTTCAATTTCAATCATTACAGAAGGCTACGAATCTCTACCAATTCACCCACCGGTGAAGCTCTTGAATTTTTCCGATCTCACCCGGAATTGTTGAACTAAGTCATAAAGGATGTATGCAGATTTTTAATTctcaataatattatattgtatgtATCCATAACTTTTAAGAGGTCCGAGTTCCAAGCCGATGACCTTGAATATCCAGACAAGTAAAAAATGTGGGAACAATATTTTGGCATGTActaaaattaaattgaattaaaaactaTTGTACATCTCTAGAAAAGTTTCCGGGTTGTTTCTTTCTGAATAACAATACACAAACTTGATTTGTCGACAGCCACTTCTACCAATCATGTATAAAGCCGCTTTTCACAAATTTAAACGTCTAAATTTAAGTATAAACAATTgttcttaatttaaatataatataaactaTTTCAAGTCGAAAAATAGATAAAGTGAAATTAGAAAGTTTTGATAttgtataaataataatatattaaatcattaatattataaatatcaaaaatagAAAGACAGAAACGCTATAGGCATATCTAgaccatttaaaaaaattctgaatATAATAGTTATATCCCTGTATACCTTTTACACAGAAAAAGATACACTACTCAAGATCAATTTGGTTGCTACATATGATCAATGataaacataaattattatacgaaaaaaaaactcacatatttatgacagtaaatttatttttaatagatGATCATAAGAGTGAAACTCAATCGTTAAACCACGATTATATGGTCATAACGACTATGACTAATAACTGCAGAAACATGGTTATATCAAAACATCATACAACTTAtggtttaacataaacatatacTGTCTGATTATCCACACAGACAGACTCTATCACATGTTTAAAAGTGTGACAATATTATTGTTTATTTGGAAAACCGAACAGACACAGATTATGATCATACATTACATACGTAGTTATAAGAACATCGATTAGGATCACTTCTCAAACCGCAATTGTCTTCCAGATCAAATGTCAACCAAACCTCATTTAGTCTGTTTCTAAACTCGAACGGAGAATTATACTGCGCAATGATGTATTCTGTTGCATTGTCCCCTGAACGACTCTTTTCAATAGCATCCCGCCAAACTGTACCAGAGACATTAGAGTATAAGGCAGCGGCTTCCTCTCCAACATCTTCGTCCTTCACGAATCCACTGAATTGCCGAACTGCTACATAGGTTAGACCCCATTTTTGTAGATGAAGAAGATCGGCTGACGGGGCATTCGCTTGGTTATCCTTAGGAACGTAGAAGCCAACGACCAAGGATGAAGCACAGAAAGGGCCATCACTAGGTTTCACCTCGGTGATTACTGTAACTGTGTTAGTTGTCTCatatcggttggataaaatacctgggagttgtatatatgagcttggacaatcctcccctcttgagttagcttttggagttgagttaggtccaagttctaATTTTAACAAGCTGTCATTTCTATTTTCTACTTGTCATCGTTTTTTCCCTGGATGCATGAATTCAAATAACCTGTGAGGAAGGAACAAATGTTAATTATCATTTGATCACCTCATATGCtcgtttttttcttcttcttttttttgttttgttttgaatatTTGGTTTAAACATGGAATTAGAGCCAGAAGGTAAAGGATCATGATGATACTTTCCTCTTTATCTTTGATTGAATTGGTCTGTGGTAGTTTTTTTGGGACTTTACTGTCCAATAGTACGGGACTATTATCCGTGTTCAACCTTGGATATCCACTCCTGGTATGCATTTCTCAATCGGCTCTATTTATATGTGAGAGAACATGTATAGAAATGTGAAATTATTGTTTGGATTGCCTTCCAGAAACTCGAGAAAGTGTAGGTAGAAAGAATCGGATCACTTATTATTAATCAACACTTANNNNNNNNNNNNNNNNNNNNNNNNNNNNNNNNNNNNNNNNNNNNNNNNNNNNNNNNNNNNNNNNNNNNNNNNNNNNNNtttttttttttttttttggttttagtaGACTTGCCGCTTGAGTATTATTTCGATTTGATATTGGGAATGGGTTAAATGATTGAATTATTTTGGATTTATTTTCTTTAgctaaatacatgaaaattcgGGAATTTTTTTGgttctttaatttattattgtctTTGCACCGTTATATCTTTTGTCTTATTTTTTTCCCCCTTTTTcacaattttagttatttttccaACGTGACAATGATGTGACACTAATGTAGTACTGACGTGTGTATTGTCACATTAACAATCTCgataaaaaagactaaaattgtaaaaaaaatcgaaagacacaaaactaaaactgaaattttataGCATAAAAGACCAAAATcagaaaaaatttacatatacatgaacaaaaaacaatttccctaaaaattattcaaattgaCCAAACTAAACAACTCATGAATGTAAAATTTCAACCCAAGATTGTGTATGAGTGGGCTTCGTGTAGAGTGAAACCCAAAATcagaaaaaatttacatatacagtGAGACTTGAGTTCATGGGTCTAGAAAGGCTATCCGGTACGTTGTTGGGGATTTTTCTTCTCAAAAGCTCAACCATTTGGGTGACAAGAACAATTAATCAAAATCTTATTTACACTTGCCCTCGTATAACAAAGGGCCCCCTTTTACACATACATTTGTTCTGTTTCACGAGTGGGCTTCGTGTAGAGTGAAACTCATAGAAACATGCATGCATTAAACTGTCTTACTCCTAAAAGTCTTGGCCCACAATTGTACACTTGGATTCTTCAGAAAGCTACAATAACTCTATATATTGGAGCAACTCTTGAAATTTTAGAATACATCCACAGCCAAAGAAACATAAAATTCAATATGAAAACAAAAACCAAATTGTAGAAGATGGAAAAAGCCGAGGCCTCCAAACAACAAAAAAGATGCATCTCAAGCTCACAAAGATCTGATGGTATACAGAAAAATAGTCTTTGCGCGACTCAATGtttcttaaaattattgtttcctCGTATGTGATGGTGGAAATTTAGAAGTGGACGATGATCACTATTAATAGCTAGCGGTGCTTATAATAAATTCTCGTGGGGACAGGCGCTCCAAATAAAGTTTGAATTGACGTAGGAAAAagttgtattattttatttgaccattctcatataatttttatttgtgacaAGTGCATCCTGTAACTAGCGGTGCCAACAAATTGTTTCATCATTTCAGGATCGGTTACTCGAGAAGTCAATGCAGAAGACTCATTCAGCATCACAGAAGGTACCCGTGATGCCCTAATCCCGCAACCAACATTTCAACGTTGTTCAGATCGATCAGTATGTACCCCTTGCTAATTTGACGAGAATCATGCGCAGCATCTTGCCACCGCATGTGCTAAGATTGCGGACGACGCAAAAGAAACTATTCAAGAATGCGTCTCTGAGTTTATCACTTTGTCACTAACGAAGCTAATCTGAGGTGCCACAGTGAACAAAGGAAAACTATTTATGCAGATGACGTGCTGTCTGCCATGGGAACGTTAGGGTTCCAGAACTACAAAGAGTTTTTGACGTTTTATTTGAAAAGGCATAGAATGGATGACACTAATGGGCAACACGCCAAGTTGAACTTTGCCCAACCCTCGAACGGCCCGAATTTTATGGCAAATGCTCCAACTGATCATGCAACGTGGAAACCTGAATTACCAAATATCTATGAAAGTGACGCCAATGGAGAGGGTGAAGGCAAACCTTAGTTTTTCTGAAACAATCTCGgccaaagttttttttttggtacgTATTTTGAGATTTAATcttataatttgtcaaattagGGTCAACATCTTGCATTTTTGCATCTTTTGCTATATATTTTAGTCTGATTTGTGGCGGATTTAATATTTTGGTCTTAAAATGATGGTTAGGAGGCAGAGATTAATGACGTTGACAATGAATATTGGCATCTTGTCTGTGTGGCAATTCTTGTAGCCAGCCCAGAAGAACTTGTAATGCGCGCACCTTGATTTCTTGGGTCTAAGGGAATCTTCTCCCTGAATTTCATTTTTGGGGAAAAagggtttttgttttttaatgttAAGTTGGCATCCAACTTGGAAAAAGAATTGCCACAAAGACAAAATACAAATGTTCATTCCCGACCAAATTATTAAAAGGGGCACACATCGGACTAAAATAGTTAATTAGAAGCAAAGATATAGGATGTTGACTCTTTTGAATGatctggattttttttttttcgttatTATATATGCagattgttatatttttaaaattgggTTATTTGTGCAACCTCACCATTTGGTATACAATGTACTCGCAGTGAACTTTGTTTTTGTGCCTTAATTTCCTTTAGTCTGAATGTCTGATGATACGAAGAAACTAactaaattcaaataaataaaattataaaaaaatatcacacacaattttt from the Primulina huaijiensis isolate GDHJ02 unplaced genomic scaffold, ASM1229523v2 scaffold25037, whole genome shotgun sequence genome contains:
- the LOC140967366 gene encoding uncharacterized protein → MHTRSGYPRLNTDNSPVLLDSKVPKKLPQTNSIKDKEEITVITEVKPSDGPFCASSLVVGFYVPKDNQANAPSADLLHLQKWGLTYVAVRQFSGFVKDEDVGEEAAALYSNVSGTVWRDAIEKSRSGDNATEYIIAQYNSPFEFRNRLNEVWLTFDLEDNCGLRSDPNRCSYNYVCNV